AATGGATCCCGATCCGGCCATATGCTGGTGGAGATGTCGCTCGACTACTTATACGAAAGGTTTGTGTCCAGAATCCAGGTAGGAGAAGAGGGGTATGCCTTTATCGCAGAGGAGAGTGGACTGATTGTCGCTCATCCAAATTCCAATTACGTCGGCACGCTCGACATCCGAACATATGATTGGGGCAAACAGACGCTAGAGAGCCCGGGTGAATTCATCACCTACGAATTCGAGGGCAAGGGTAAGATAGCTGCTGTACAGGCTATTTTCGAATCCGATTGGGTGCTTTGTGTCACTGCCTACAACGAAGACGTGTACGCTCCTGTGAAGGCGGTTGCTTGGTTTACGTTTTTTATCACCGGTGGGATTTGCCTGGTCGCTGCTGTATTCATCGTGTGGATAACTACTAGCATCGTGGGACCGATACATGAGATTATGGGAGGCTTGGATAGCTCGGCTTTCCAGGTTACTTCAGCGTCTAATCAGGTCGCCTCTGCGAGTATGGATCTTTCGAAAAGTTCAGAAGAGCAAGCGTCCTCGGTGGAAGCGACCTCAAATTCTCTTACCGAAATTGCCGGCAAGACGAACGGTAACGCGGAAAAGGCGGCAGGGGCTCGACAGGTCTTGAATGAAACTTCTATTCGTAGCTTGGAGGAGGTACATGTACAGATTCAGGAGGCGCAGAGAGCGATTTTTGAAACGAGAGAGACTGCGGAGCAAACTCTGAAGGTAGTAAAGACGATCGACGAAATTGCGTTCCAAACCAACCTGCTCGCTTTGAATGCGGCAGTAGAGGCTGCCAGAGCAGGTGAGGCAGGCAAGGGATTCGCAGTTGTGGCGGAAGAGGTTCGGGCATTGGCCGGAAAAGCTGCATCTGCAGCCAAGACCTCCGGAGAGTTGATCAATTCCTCTTACGATTCTGTGCAGCATGTCTCCTCGATGAACGAGAAAATTGCCGACTCTATGAAGCGTAATTTGGAGATCGCTCATTCGGTGGCTGAAAAGATGGATGAAATATCTGAAGATTCTCTTGGTCAGGCTGCCTGTATTCAGGAAATAAGCGCATCCATGGCGGCTATCGATAAGGTTACCCGAGACAACGTAGCAAACTCCGAGGAAAGTGCCTCTGCTGCGGAAGAACTAAATGTCCAAGCAAGACAGCTCAAGGAATTTGTCGACATGCTCGACAGCGTACTGAACGGAGTGAAAGCAACGCAAAGCGCTGAAAATGAAGCTGCTTTGGCTCCCCGTCCACGACAAGAGCCCGGGAGCTCCCCAGCCCGTTTCGATCGAGTCGACGATTCAGCCGACGTTATGTCGGAAATGTGGAACTAAGCAGTCTTCGCGGCACGTGGGGGCGGTAAATAAAAATTTCTAGAACCTGAAATTATAACGTTATGATGCATATCAATCTTAACGCAGTCTCCCGCAGCACGGTACGGCTCCTCAGCATTCTTGGCCTGATTGCAGGCTTGGTGAACGGTTTGAACGCAGATGATCATTTCGATCGATCAGTTCAAACTTCTGGCAGTGTCCAGCTGTTGTCCATGGAGCGCGACTACGGCAACGGTGTCGATGGAAGCAGTACCAGCATTTCCGCGACTGTGAACTTGGATTCGAATCTAAGCGAAAATCTCTCTTGGCACGGTCAGTATGTTCATGTCGAGAATCTTCAAGAGGATGGAAGGGAAGACGCTGCGTATTGGCTATCCAATGACTATACCAGCCTGCTAAATGAGCTTTATCTAGAGTACCATGCTGAAGGAGATTCTATAAGTGAGGTCAGCTTGAAGCTGGGACGGCAGGTTGCTGGCTACGACTTCTTTCCCACCTACAAGACGCGGCATAAGGGACAGGCTTTTGGGGGAGTTAGCTTTCACGGGAAGGTTCTTGGGTCGGTTAGCCTAGATCTAGGGCACATCGCCGATTTTAGTGCCTGGCCGAGTCGGGTCGACGGTTCCTCGTCTTTGACTAGTGATTTTGCCAGTATCAGCGAACGCCTTGGCCAAACCGGTGGAGATAACGGGGTACAGTTTATACAGGCCAAATGGGGGCAGGGTGAATCGTTTAGCTTTTCAAGCTATGGTTATCATGTGGACGGTTACTACGACACCTTAGGGTTGAAGGTGAACTACTTGCTTCACGAGTCGGAAGAGTCGGGTGCGTATAATGTGTCGGTTCATGCTTTTCAGCAAGAGGGCACTCGCTCTGGTCCGTTTTCTAGTCAGGACGGCCGAGTTGTTGAATTGAATCTAAACTACAAGAAAAACGCCTTGTCGATGGATCTTGGATGGACCCATGTTGGTGGTGATTCGACTATTTTGAACCCGTTCCGTACCTCTTTTGCAATCGATGCGACTCTTCTTTGGTACACGAATCAATTTGAGAGGGGAACAGATTCGGCCCATCTCAAGACGCTTTACAAGCACAAGCAGTGGACATTCTACGGAGCGTTTATTGCGGCTCAGCATCAAGACGATCGTGAAGAAACCGAAGCGAACGCGGTCGTGAAATATCAATTCGAAAACGATATTTGGGTCGCCTTCAAAGGAGGGTATGGAACTCGTGACTACGAGGCGTCTCCCGATCAGCACGCGCGTGATCTCCGACTCTTTGTCGGACGTTCCTTCTGAACGCACGCAGCATTGGCCTGCGTGAAATTAAATTTAGAAAATCAAAGGCCCTTCCTGTGAGGTGGGGCCCTTTCTTTATTCGCTTTCGAAGAGCGACTCTACTACTTCAAAGGTTGGCCCAAGAGTAGCCACTGATTGAATACGGTGGTTTGGTAATGGAGTGGCTATCAAATCCAGGAAGGGGGAGAAATCAAGCAAGTCGTGGGTGAGGTTTTCCCCATTCTCCTGCAATACGACGCGATAGGCGATCTCTGGTTCTTTTAGCCGCCTTATTTTTGGGGCAGCCTTTGCCTTCTTTTTCTTAGGAGCTTTAACTCGTTTCCCCTTTTGTGTGGATGGCAGCGTGGCTGCCGGTAGCTCGAATGGATATTCTTGGCCAAGGATATCCGATATGGTCGTCTCGATATGACTAAGGTCGGCGAGGCAAGTCTCTCGCTCGATAAGCAGAGAGTTGACCGCGACGAGCTCGTCTATGGACATGTTATTTGGCATGGATAAATTCGAATCCTCGGTTCGCTCTGGGGAGCTTTAGTTGGGATCCGGCAGAATCAGGTTTGGACGGGGTTATTCTACTCGTCCTCTTCAGCTGGCTTTTGCTCGTCGGTCTCTTGCTTCGGTTCTTCGAGCTTTTCTGCTTTGGCGACTGCTTTCTTGGCTGCCTTCTTAGGTGTTGCTTGTGCTGGAAAAGCGAATACCGGAGCGGGCGGTTCGGGAAATGGGAATACACCTTCTTCTCCTACGATCGATTCTACCTGGCTTTCTAGTTCGCTGATACGTTGATAGGCGGCTTCGCGTTCTTCCAGCAGGGTGTCAATTTTTGTGCGGGCTTCGAGGGCTTGGCGAATAGTGTCGCTGTCGCCGCGGAGTACGATTTCCGCAAAAGTGAGTGGACTTAGTTTTTGAGTTTTTTTGGCCATTTTCTATTCTTTAAAAAAGCTTAGGATCTTCCCGAGAATCTTCTTGCGGGATTCGATTGGTGCTCGGGAAGCGTGAGTTTGGCGAGCGGAGGGCTCGTTTGTTGATGAATGTGGAGATTGGAGTCGAATCGCGACCGCCTTTTCGGCGGTATTGGCGATATCCTGATTCTGATCGTAACACAACGCTCGCAACTGGGCTTCAGGGAGGCTTGGATTTTGAGCGACAGACTCGCGCACCTTGTCGCAGTGGTCTTGCGCCAATCTAGCCAGGTCGGCAGCAGGAAGTTGAAAGGCAGCAGCTGCAAAGGCTCGCAAAGAAGGGTTGAGGCTATGGGAAAAGCGACTGGCTACGCTTGCCTCGATTTCTGGATACTCGACCGCTTGGAAAGCGATGTGTTCTGCAACTTGATTGTCCTCCCGTTGATTGATGAGGAGATTCCAATGTTTGTCGCTTAGATCCTCTCGGTAGGCTACAAGTGTGGCAACTTGAGGGTCGGGATGGAGGCAGAGTTCGTTCAGAAGCTCTGGACTGGCTTTCGGGTTTTTTGCCAAGGCAATGCAGGCTTGCAGGTCATGGGAGGTCGCTATGCGTTCTCCAATTTCGAGCAGGAGATTGGAGTTTGCAGCGAGGTTGCGTCTCGCTTTCTCCGATGTATCCTGAGCTAAGATACGCTGGATTGCGGCGGGCAGGTCGGATTGCCGCGCGAGGTAGACTCGATCTTCGATACTGTCAGACTCAGCTAGCCAAAGCATTTCAGCCAAAGAAAGCGGGGAAGCATCCAAAGCTGGAAAACGAACTGAGCTGTGCGAAGAATAGCGAAGTGAATTCCTAACCGAAGCGGGGAAATGCTTGAATCGACGAATAAGAAGTTGCTGTAACTCCTCGTCGTCTTGGTCCGCCCACATCTGGATCATTTCTGGGTCCAAAGACTTGTTTTGTAGGAGGGCGGTTTTTACCAGTATGGACTTGTCGCAACTGAGTTGGTAGGCGACGTCGGCATCCAAGTTCTCTCTTCCGGCCAGAGCGACTTTGACCGCAGCCTCTTCGTCGTTGGCGAGAATGAACTGTAGAAAATTGGGTAGGCTTGGGTTTTCGGCAATCCTTGAGCGGACCAATGGGGCGCTGTCCTGCGCTAAGATTTGACACTCCTTTGGACTTGCGTTCGGGTTTTGGGCGACTGCCGTTCTCACCAGAGGATCCGTGTGTTTGGAAAGTATCTGGAGAGCTTGCTGCGGAGATCTCGGGTTGGCTGCCAGCGCTGCGGCCACCTCGGCCTGATTTTCCTTTAGCCCCTCTGTCATCTCCAAGGCCAGCTCGGATGGAAGAAGCGGATATTGGGCGAGAAAGAGAACGTAGGTGGATTTGTGAGAATAGTCTGAATACAGACTGCGAAGCGCGAAACTCGAAATCGGACGTTTACGCGTCCCTTTGATTACTTTTGCGGGCCCGAACTCCTCGAGGGCGTCGAGGAGGGCATTGATGGAGAGGATATCCATGGTTTAGCGAGAAAGCTCCTCCATGGTGACGAATACCTCGCGAGGCGTTGAGCCATTTTGTGGGCCGATGTGGAATCGATCCTCCATTTCCTCGATCAAAGTGGCAGCTCTGTTGTATCCAATTCTCAATCGCCTTTGCAGGTAGCTGGTGCTCGCTTTTTGCGTTTCGGCCACGATTTTCAAGGCTTCCATGTAAAGATCGTCAGCCCCATCTGCTAGCGCTTCGGTCGAACCGGCGACCGCACCGTCGAAGGAACTCAGGTCGACTCGGTGGTTCTCCATTTGCCCTTCGGTCACGTGAGTTACCACTCGCATCAGTTCTTCGTCTTGTACCATAGGACTTTGGATACGGACGAGCCGAGCGAAGCCAGGTGGATTGAATAGCATGTCGCCCTGACCTAGAAGAGACTCTGCCCCTTTACAGTCTAAGATGGTACGGGAATCGACAATTGAGGATACTTGGAACGCAATACGGGTCGGGTAGTTTGCCTTAATAACTCCAGTGATCACGTTCACGGACGGTCGTTGTGTCGCGATGATAGTATGGATTCCTACGGCTCGAGAAAGCTGGGCGATTCGCGCTAGGGAAGCTTCGGCCTCGCCTTTTGAAGTCATCATCAAGTCTGCTAGCTCGTCGATAATCACGACCATGAACGGCATCTTATCGAAACCTTGAGCCTCTGCTTTGGCGTTGTAGCCGGCGATATTTCTGACCTGCTTCTCGGCTAGGATTTCGTAGCGGTTTTCCATCTCGCTTACCACCCATTTTAAAAGAGCAACTGCCTTCTTGGCTTCACCCACTACAGGGTGGATTAGGTGAGGGACTTGGCGAAACAGTCCGAATTCCACTCGCTTGGGATCTACGAGCACAAGTTCCAGCTCTTCGGGAGAAAAACGGTAGAGCAGGGAAACTATCAGATTGCTCATGCAAACGGATTTACCGCTTCCGGTGGCGCCTGCGATTAAGAGGTGGGGGGCTTTGGCCAAGTCCGCTACGATGATCTTGCCTTGGATATCCATGCCGATGGTGATCGGGATGGTTTCCTTGCCTTGTTGCCATGCCCGTGATTCGAAGACGGAGCGAAGCCGGATTGGCATCGTATTGCCATTGCCCAGCTCGATTCCAACGTAGGGTTCGCCGGGTATGGGAGCTTGGATACGAACGTTTGTCTGAGCCAAGTTTAAGGCAATGTTCTTCTGTAGAGCGCTGATCTTTTCGACTCTTACGCCGATACCTGGCCGTATTCGAAATTGAGTGACGCGCGGCCCGACGACGGCATCGTAGACGGTGGCGTCCACTGCGAAGCTGTCTAGCGTGTTTTGAAGTTTGCGCTCTTGCTCCTCCAGTTTCTCCGGAGATACCAGCCCATCTGTTTCCAGAGTCGAGGCCTCGAGAAGATCGAGGGTAGGGGCGGAGTAGGGTTGGGAGGATACGGGGGAAAGAGACTTGGCTTCTGAAACTGGTTCGTCCGGCTCTTCTGCCTCGCTTGCTTCGGGAGCCTGTTCCGGTACTGTTTTACCTGCGAGTTGATCTTTCGCTCGCTCTAGCATCATCTGGAAGCGGGAGTGCCGCTCCTGAGCCAAGTCCGCGAAATAGCTTTGTCGCTCTTCGCGATCCTTCAGGATCGCCTCCATCTCCGCTCTCCAAACCGCGATCTGGCGTTGTTCCGCTTCTAGAGTCTGGGACTCCTGTTTGGCTAGACGCACGTACTCCTCAGGCAGGTTTTCGGTGTGTGATGAACGCTCGGTAGCGGCTGTGCTGTCAGACGCGTTCTCCTGATCCCAGTCTTGCTCTTCAGCCATCGTGTCCAGGAAGCGTCGTACGCCGTCTTTGACTCTTTGGATTGATTTGGACTGTGGCTTGGATGGACCTGGCATTTGGGCTCTGAGGGAAAGGCGATGACGCTGTGGAAGCTCGGATCGGATTCAAGTATTATTCGAAAATTCCAAATCAGACGCCCCGTCTCCAAGTGCTAATTTGACAGGCAGGTGACTTCTTTTTGAAAAAAACCGTTCCTTAAGGGTAAAGTCCCAAAAAAAATAGGGCCTCTTGTATGCGTGAGGGCACGTAAGGCTGGGGTGTTAAGGGTTGAGAGCGACCTTCTAGCTCGATCAATCTCTTGCAATCTTTAGCCAGTCTAAATTGATGCCGCAATTTAGGGTAGGATTCTAATGATAGATATACTGATGGTACATAACTGAGGGTGTGTTTTTATAAATTGCAGAAAACACTTAGAATTAGGGGGACGTCTTATCTCTCGAAAAAGGGGGATGGGCTCATTTTCATGTATCTGACCTAAGGCAAACCTTGAGGTTAAATAAGTTTTATTCTGAGTTCTCTGACTCTCGTAGGGTCCTCGCTTGGTACCGTATCGGCTTTGGACCTTGTATGTTTTTGCGTCGCTCCTAGAAAGTGGCCGGTCTAATCCTTGGAGGCCTGTTTTGACGATTTCGAAAAAGAAAATCCTTTTGATCGATGACGATCCGTACGTCAGGGAAGCCTTGTCGTTGCTTCTCGAGGACGATTACCAGACCTTTTCCGCAAGCACTGCCGCGGAGGGAGTAGATCGATTTAAAGAGCTACTTCCTAATGTTGTCATATTGGATCTGCATCTGCCTGACGAGAATGGTCTAGCGGCGCTCAGGCGCATCCGTAATGTGGATCGCTTTGCGCGTGTGATTATTTTGACAGGATTCGCTAACCTTGAGTCGGTAGAGGAATCTATGCGATTGGGCGCCTCGGATTGCCTCCATAAGCCGTGCGATGCGAGGGCCCTAAAGTCTAGACTCAAAGAACTCCTGATTGACCCGGCGACTCAGGTTGAAGAGCCGGCGGATAGCGGATCTAAGGTGTCCGAGGACTTGGTTGCTGCTTCGTTTCTGCACGATATTAGCAATCCTCTGACGAGTCTGCAGGCCTTGAGCTCTGTATTGATGGAGCGAAATTCGAATCCTGAGGTAGCGAAGCTGGCGGCGATGATGGATCAGAATATTTCGTATCTCGGTTCGCTGGTAGAGCAGTGGAAAGCTCTTTCTAGTTCTAAGTCGCTTGGGGCGGATTATGCTTCCTTGGGAGATATCGCTCAGATTTCGGCGAATTTTGTTCGCGGCCGGGCGGAGGTAAAGGGGGTCGAGCTCTCCGTAGAGCTTAAGGATGTATCCGCATTGCCCGCTTTGAACCGGCATGCGGTGGTGCGGATCTTAGTAAACGTGCTTCAGAACGCCATAGATGCGGCTCCCGAAGAGAGAGGAGTCGTTTGCTTCTGCGGCTCGGTCAGAAACGGGATGATTGAATTTTCGGTTTCAGACAACGGAGACGGGGTTTCGCCCGAGCTTCGGCAGAAGATCTTCCTGCCCAACTACACGACCAAGACGCAAGGGACCGGGCTGGGATTGTACATAGCCCGCAAGATAGTCGAAGCGGCTGCTGGATCGATTTCGATTTGCTCTCGCCCAAAGCGAGGGGCCACTTTTACAGTGCAGCTTCCCAGTTGTAGTTGATGAATCAAAATCCCGTATTCGAGAACGAGAGCCTCATAGTTTGCAAGAATAGCCAAGGAACCCTGATACGGGCTACGGTCATGAGGATGACCCGCTACTTGGTCTCCTTCGAAGTCTACAATCCCTACAGCATCCTTCAGCTTTCTGAGGTCTTGGGAGATTTCGAAATCATCATTAACGCTCGTTGCGTCTATCGTGGTCGAGCCATCGTCAGCAACATGATCAATACGGGCCTTGTCCTCATTTGCGAGGGGACCTTGGACGAGGAGAGCTGGATCGACATGGAAATGCTCTCGCCGAGTAATCAGCTAGAGCGCCTGGCGGACGACTTCGAAAGACTTATCCAAGACTGGCGAAAGTTGGAGGCGGTCTCCCCAGAACTGAAGGTTTCGATTGCGGATATCGAGTCGCTTTTGGCGGATCTACAGCGTTGGACGGAGCAGTTGGAGGTCACCATTAGGTCGGCCCCCGAGAGCGATCGCAGCAGGCGGGAGCTCGATTTGATCAATCGCATCAATGCTCTTATGGCACCTCTCGTCGCGGAGCAATTCGGCCGCTTCGAAGAGGTTGCATCTTCTGTCAGTGAGGAGGCTACTGCCATCCACAGGGCCTACTGCCGCCGCCAGCTCCACCCGCTTGTTATGTGCGCTCCTTTCGTGCATCGGACGTACGACAAGCCTTTGGGCTATGCGGGCGATTATGAGATGGTTAACATGATTCTTAGAAATCCAGCCGAGGGCGCTTCCATTTTTGCGAAGGTGGTAAATTCGACATTTCTGGCTTCTCCTCCAGCTGAGGCTCATCGCAACCGCATAGATTACCTTGTGGAAATGCTGAACTCTGAAGTCGAGCGCGGCAAGTCGGCGGGCCGGGCTACGAGGATTTTCAACTTAGGTTGCGGTCCCGCTATGGAGGTGCAGAAATTCTTGGAAGGGAGCAGCCTTTGCGATGCGGCGGACTTTTCCTTACTTGATTTCAATGAAGAGACTTTGCAGCGAACAGGGCGGCTGCTGGAAGATCTAAAATCCCAATACGGCCGATCGACGCCGTTGAGAACGATCAAGCGTTCGGTGAATCAGATACTGCGAGAAGGGCCACGCATCGGCAGGGATGGAACAGGAGATTCTGGATACGACGTCGTTTACTGTGCAGGCTTGTTCGACTATTTATCCGATCGGGTTTGCCAACGATTGCTCGAAATCTTCTATGAGATGGTTGCTCCCGGCGGCGTAGTGGTGGCTACCAATGTTGATGAAAGCAACCCGGTAAAAGGGGTTATGGAGTATGTCATGGAGTGGCATCTCATCTACCGAAATGCGGAGGACTTTATGAGTCTCGCCCCCCGTCAGGCACCCAAGGATTGTCTCACGCTTCGAAAAGACGTTTCGGGAGTAAATCTGTTTCTGGAAATTCGGAAGCCCGCTGCTGATGCCTAATTCTAGTGGGTTTAGAGAAGACGAGTGGTCTCGGTTTGTTGAATACAACATTTCGACCCGTGTCGCCAATTCCCGAATCGGGACCTTGCTCATCGTACTGTTGATGCCGTTTGGGGCATTGCTCGACTACTTTGTATACCCAGAGAGCTTTTGGTTTTTTCTACTTTTGCGAGTAGGCTGCTCGTTGATCGCTTTGCTCTGTTGGTGGGTTCTCAAAGGACCTATCGGCCGCAAGTTCTATAGGGCTTTCGGCTTGTTTATCTTCGCGCTGCCATCGGTCTTTATTGCTTTGATGATTTACTACACAGAAGGCGTGGCTTCGCCTTATTACGCGGGGTTAAATCTCATTTTGATAGGACTGACTTGGGTCGCTCAGATGTATGTGCCGGAGACGGTGTTGGCCGTTTTGATGATGATCTGCATCTATACGGCCGCCTGCTATTACCATGGCGGGACGGGGCTGTCGCGTCTGATCAATAACTACTATTTCATTGGTCTAACGGGACTGATAGGGATTACCGGCAGCTACTATCTGAATCGCTCACGTTTTAGGGAGTTCCTCCTTCGGGAGCAAATGGCGAAGCAGCGGGAAGAGTTGAAGGAATCGAACCTGAAGCTGCTCGAGATGGACAAGGCCAAGACCAATTTTTTCGCCAACATAAGTCACGAGCTAAGGACTCCTCTGACTCTTTTGATTGGTCCTCTGGATCGCTTGAGACGAAGCGATGAGGGAGTTGCGGATACTGAGCGTAAGGAACTTTTGGATATAATGCAGCAAAACGCGATGCGGCTGATGCGTTTGATCAATGATTTGCTGAATCTAGTCCGCTTGGACAGTGGCTCCCTAAAGTTGAGGCCAACGACCGTAGAGCTAGAGCCCTATCTGGAGGGAATCTGCCGCTCCTTCTTTCCTTTGGCCGAGGAAAGAGGCTTGGATTTTCGCTGGGAGATAGACGACGGGGGGATTGCGATGGTGAATTTGGACCGGGAGAAGGTCGAAAAGGTGCTGTTGAACCTTCTCTTTAACGCGATCAAATTCACCCCTGAGAAGGGAGCAATCACAGTCCGAGCAAAGCGGTTGGGAAAGCATGTTCGTATCGAGATCGAAGATACAGGCAAAGGGATTGCTCCGGAGGAACTTGAGAGTGTCTTTGATCGCTTTTGGCAGGCGGAGACTTCGTCGAATCGACGCTACCAAGGTGTCGGGATCGGTCTCGCCTTGGTTCGAGATCTGGTGCGTCTGCATGGTGGAGAAGTAGATGCCAAGAGCGAACTCGGCAAAGGCACGGTTATGGGGGCGACCCTAGATGTAACGGTTGAGCCCATCGGAGAAAGCTCCGTCGTTTCTCAAGGTAAGGATGAGGTGGATACTAAATGGCTAGAGACGCTCTATCGGAGAGCGGACTTTTTTCCAACTCAGTTGGATGTTAACTCTACCGTCGAGAAACCAAGCGGAGAGGTAGCGACTGAAGAAGAGGAGCTTCCCGGTATTCTTGTCGCGGATGATGAGCCCGAAATGATGCGCTTTCTCCGTTCGCAATTGAAAGGAGCCTACCGGATCCATGAAGCTCACAATGGGATGGAGGCTTTGAAGCTGGCCGAGAGTCACCGTTTCCATCTGATTCTGCTCGATTACATGATGCCGGAAATGGATGGGATCGCCGCTACGAAACGACTGCGGGAGATGCCTCAGCACAAAGGCGTTCCCATTATCATGTTGACTGCAAGGGCGGATGAAGAGGTCAAGTTTGAGGCTCTGGACGCCGGGGCAACGGACTTTTTGACCAAGCCCTTCTCCTCCATGGAGCTGTTGGCTCGCTGCCGTAATTTGGCCGCGGTCTACGACATGCAGCAGCAAATCGAGGACCGAACCAAGCGTCTCGAGAAGGCACTAAGCCTGATAAAACAGACGGAAACCCAGATGGTGCAACAGGCGAAAATGGCATCTTTGGGCCAGCTCAGCGCGGGACTGCTGCATGAGGTTAACAATCCGTTGAACTTCGCGGTTACCTCGATCCACCTAATCAAAAAGCGGCTTAGCAGATCTCCACACCCGGAGCCCGAGCTCTTGGAGAAGCCCCTTGCCGATATGCACGAAGGGATCCGACGCGTTTCGTCGATCGTTTCGAGTCTGCGGGAATTTACCCATCCAGATGCCAGTCGGTTCGAGCGGATCGATTTACTCGAGACGATTGATACCGCTATCCGCTTCGTGCAAATCCCTGTTGCCAAGCTGAGCCTGGAGAAGGAGGTTTCGAGTGGCTTGCTCATCCGCGGTAACCAGACTCAGCTCGTTCACCTTTTCATAAACCTGCTGCAGAACTCGGTGGACAGTTTGCTCGAAAAAGGTGGCGAAGGGCGTTGGCTAAAAATTTCCGGTGTAGAAGAAGGCGATGAGATAAAGCTTGTTTTCGAGGATAACGGATTAGGGATAAAACGGCAGGAACTGGGACAAGTTTTCGACGCTTTTTTTACCACCAAGAAGGTTGGAAAAGGAGTTGGGCTTGGTCTAAGTATTTGTCACAGAATAATTGATCAACACAATGGGAAGATCTTGGTGGACAGCGAGTACGAGGACTGGTGTCGTTTCACTATCACGCTACCAAGATACGCCAATACGTGAAAACGCGTATTCGAAAGTAAATGACAGGCCAATACGATTATAAGAGCTTTCGGGTGCTCTTCGTCGACGACGAGGAGCAGACTACTGATTTGGTACGTGAGTATCTGATGGATACGTTTGATGTGGTGACGGCATATGATGCCGAAACCGCATGGGACAAGTTCTCCGAGTCCCCCGATTCTTTTGCAGTAGTCGTGACTGACCAGAGAATGCCCGGTGCCCAAGGTACCGAACTGCTTGAGAATATTCGCCAGTCTAGGCCCCGTACCATTCGTATCCTTTGCACGGCTTACGCCGATATCGATGCGGCGATTTCAGCGGTTAACGAGGGGGCGATCTACAAATACATTACCAAGCCAGTCGAGACTCCAGAGTTGGAGATCAGTATCATGCGGGCCATGGAGTTCTATCTCATCCAGAGGGAGCGCGACCTCTTGATGAAAGAGAAGCTATCCGCTCTGCAGAGGCTGATGATGACTGATCGCCTCATCAGTCTCGGGATTTTCGCCGCAGG
The sequence above is a segment of the Pelagicoccus albus genome. Coding sequences within it:
- a CDS encoding ATP-binding protein → MPNSSGFREDEWSRFVEYNISTRVANSRIGTLLIVLLMPFGALLDYFVYPESFWFFLLLRVGCSLIALLCWWVLKGPIGRKFYRAFGLFIFALPSVFIALMIYYTEGVASPYYAGLNLILIGLTWVAQMYVPETVLAVLMMICIYTAACYYHGGTGLSRLINNYYFIGLTGLIGITGSYYLNRSRFREFLLREQMAKQREELKESNLKLLEMDKAKTNFFANISHELRTPLTLLIGPLDRLRRSDEGVADTERKELLDIMQQNAMRLMRLINDLLNLVRLDSGSLKLRPTTVELEPYLEGICRSFFPLAEERGLDFRWEIDDGGIAMVNLDREKVEKVLLNLLFNAIKFTPEKGAITVRAKRLGKHVRIEIEDTGKGIAPEELESVFDRFWQAETSSNRRYQGVGIGLALVRDLVRLHGGEVDAKSELGKGTVMGATLDVTVEPIGESSVVSQGKDEVDTKWLETLYRRADFFPTQLDVNSTVEKPSGEVATEEEELPGILVADDEPEMMRFLRSQLKGAYRIHEAHNGMEALKLAESHRFHLILLDYMMPEMDGIAATKRLREMPQHKGVPIIMLTARADEEVKFEALDAGATDFLTKPFSSMELLARCRNLAAVYDMQQQIEDRTKRLEKALSLIKQTETQMVQQAKMASLGQLSAGLLHEVNNPLNFAVTSIHLIKKRLSRSPHPEPELLEKPLADMHEGIRRVSSIVSSLREFTHPDASRFERIDLLETIDTAIRFVQIPVAKLSLEKEVSSGLLIRGNQTQLVHLFINLLQNSVDSLLEKGGEGRWLKISGVEEGDEIKLVFEDNGLGIKRQELGQVFDAFFTTKKVGKGVGLGLSICHRIIDQHNGKILVDSEYEDWCRFTITLPRYANT